In Micromonospora sp. WMMA1363, a genomic segment contains:
- a CDS encoding GNAT family N-acetyltransferase yields MGYVFNVATDRDCRRRGYSRACVQALLGWYQQGRVTRVDLRASRDGESLYRAWGFAPTHSPTMRLVLPALP; encoded by the coding sequence GTGGGATACGTCTTCAACGTAGCCACGGATCGTGACTGCCGCAGACGTGGCTATTCGCGGGCTTGCGTGCAGGCGCTCCTCGGTTGGTATCAGCAGGGGAGAGTCACGAGAGTGGATCTGCGGGCTTCCCGAGACGGCGAGTCGCTCTACCGGGCGTGGGGCTTTGCGCCGACGCATTCTCCGACCATGCGTCTGGTGCTACCGGCGTTGCCGTAG
- a CDS encoding MATE family efflux transporter → MSQPVATAPENAPPRRIAALALPALAVLAAEPLYVLVDTAVVGHLGRIPLAALAIGGTVLTLIAWLGTVVAYGTTGRSARRFGAGDRSAAVAEGVQASWLALGVGLSVAVGMQGFGGALGRALAGADGAVADAAAQWLRIAALGAPGLLLAAAGNGWLRGIQDTRRPLYFVLGPNLLSALLCPLLVYPAGLGLAGSAVANVVAQTISGGLFVRALVAEGAALRPRSRAIAQQLVLSRDLLIRGLAFQLSFLSATAVAARFGAATVGAHQIALQLWFFTALVLDALAIAAQALVGAALGAGDAAAARGLARRIGVLGGLCGVAFAVLIAAGAGVVPGWFSSDAQVRDQAMVAWPWFVGMLPLAGIVFALDGVLIGAGDVRYLRNLTIVAALGGFLPAIWLAYGLDLGLGGIWAGLTLFVVLRLVALLLRLRSGGWAVVGAVRA, encoded by the coding sequence ATGAGCCAGCCGGTCGCCACCGCCCCCGAGAACGCGCCGCCCCGACGGATCGCGGCGCTCGCTCTGCCCGCCCTCGCGGTGCTGGCCGCCGAACCGCTCTATGTCCTGGTCGACACCGCGGTGGTGGGGCACCTGGGGCGGATCCCGCTCGCCGCGCTGGCGATCGGCGGCACCGTGCTGACCCTCATCGCCTGGCTCGGCACCGTCGTCGCGTACGGCACGACCGGCAGGTCCGCACGGCGGTTCGGTGCGGGTGACCGGTCCGCCGCGGTGGCCGAGGGGGTGCAGGCGTCCTGGCTCGCCCTCGGGGTGGGATTGTCGGTTGCCGTCGGCATGCAGGGCTTCGGCGGGGCGCTCGGGCGCGCCCTCGCCGGAGCGGACGGCGCCGTAGCCGACGCCGCCGCACAGTGGCTGCGCATCGCGGCGCTCGGCGCTCCGGGTCTGCTGCTCGCCGCCGCCGGCAACGGCTGGCTGCGCGGCATCCAGGACACCCGCCGCCCGCTGTACTTCGTGCTCGGGCCGAACCTGCTCTCCGCGCTGCTCTGCCCGCTGCTGGTCTATCCGGCCGGGCTCGGCCTGGCCGGCTCGGCGGTGGCCAACGTGGTCGCGCAGACGATCTCCGGCGGTCTCTTCGTCCGGGCGCTGGTCGCCGAAGGGGCGGCCCTGCGTCCGCGCTCCCGGGCCATCGCGCAGCAGCTCGTACTCAGTCGGGACCTGCTGATCCGCGGCCTCGCCTTCCAGCTGAGCTTCCTGTCCGCCACCGCGGTGGCGGCCCGCTTCGGCGCGGCGACCGTCGGGGCCCACCAGATCGCCCTGCAGCTGTGGTTCTTCACCGCGCTGGTGCTCGACGCGCTCGCCATCGCGGCCCAGGCGCTCGTCGGCGCCGCGCTGGGGGCCGGCGACGCCGCCGCGGCGCGCGGTCTCGCCCGCCGGATCGGCGTTCTCGGTGGGCTCTGCGGCGTGGCGTTCGCCGTGCTCATCGCCGCCGGCGCCGGCGTGGTCCCGGGATGGTTCAGCTCGGATGCGCAGGTGCGCGACCAGGCGATGGTGGCCTGGCCCTGGTTCGTGGGGATGCTGCCGCTGGCGGGAATCGTCTTCGCCCTCGACGGTGTGCTGATCGGTGCCGGGGACGTCCGCTACCTGCGCAACCTGACCATCGTGGCGGCGCTGGGTGGCTTCCTGCCGGCGATCTGGCTGGCCTACGGGCTCGATCTGGGGCTCGGCGGGATCTGGGCCGGGCTCACGCTCTTCGTCGTGCTCCGGCTGGTTGCCCTACTGCTCCGGCTGCGCTCCGGTGGCTGGGCGGTGGTCGGCGCGGTACGGGCCTGA
- a CDS encoding DUF6186 family protein: MRALAIGGFLAALVLFAAVEWAARREGSRIPTLGEVCAYVMRYEVGSVPVGRIGLFGFWWWLGWHFLAR; encoded by the coding sequence ATGCGGGCGCTGGCGATCGGTGGTTTCCTGGCGGCGTTGGTGCTCTTCGCCGCCGTCGAGTGGGCGGCACGGCGCGAGGGATCCCGGATCCCCACCCTCGGCGAGGTCTGCGCCTACGTGATGCGTTACGAGGTGGGCTCGGTGCCGGTCGGCCGGATCGGCCTCTTCGGCTTCTGGTGGTGGCTGGGCTGGCACTTCCTGGCCCGCTGA
- the truB gene encoding tRNA pseudouridine(55) synthase TruB, whose translation MAGLAAVSADGLIVVDKPGGVTSHDVVARVRRLARTRRVGHGGTLDPMATGVLVIGVGRATRLLTYVIGAGKSYAATIRLGQTTVTDDAEGDVVASTPAGLVTDDAIRAALAALTGEVDQVPSAVSAIKIDGRRAYKRVREGENVVLPARRVTISRLAVRAIRRDQPDVVDVDVAVTCSSGTYVRAIARDLGLALGVGGHLTALRRTAVGGFTLAEAAALDELEQRAPEVVTLPLAAAADRFFPRREASAAEERVLSHGGPLDSVGIDGPYAVFGPTGGLIAIVSEQDGRARAEIVLAPA comes from the coding sequence CTGGCAGGCTTGGCGGCCGTGAGCGCAGACGGACTGATCGTGGTCGACAAGCCCGGCGGCGTGACGTCGCACGACGTGGTGGCGCGTGTGCGGCGGCTGGCCCGGACCCGGCGGGTCGGGCACGGCGGCACGCTCGACCCGATGGCCACCGGCGTCCTCGTGATCGGCGTGGGCCGGGCCACTCGGCTGCTGACCTACGTGATCGGGGCCGGCAAGAGCTACGCCGCCACGATCCGGCTCGGCCAAACGACCGTCACCGACGACGCCGAGGGCGACGTGGTCGCGAGCACGCCCGCCGGGCTGGTCACCGACGACGCGATCCGGGCCGCCCTCGCGGCACTCACCGGCGAGGTGGACCAGGTGCCCAGCGCGGTCAGCGCAATCAAGATCGACGGACGGCGGGCGTACAAGCGGGTCCGGGAGGGGGAGAACGTCGTCCTGCCGGCGCGCCGGGTCACCATCTCCCGCCTCGCGGTGCGGGCCATCCGGCGGGACCAGCCCGACGTGGTGGACGTGGACGTCGCGGTGACCTGCTCCTCCGGCACGTATGTGCGGGCGATCGCCCGAGACCTCGGCCTCGCGCTCGGTGTTGGCGGCCACCTGACCGCGCTGCGGCGTACCGCGGTGGGCGGTTTCACGCTGGCGGAGGCCGCCGCCCTCGACGAGCTGGAGCAACGGGCGCCCGAGGTGGTCACGCTGCCGCTCGCCGCGGCCGCCGACCGGTTCTTCCCACGCCGGGAGGCCAGCGCGGCCGAGGAGCGGGTGCTCTCGCACGGTGGCCCGCTGGACTCGGTCGGGATCGACGGCCCGTACGCGGTGTTCGGCCCGACCGGCGGGTTGATCGCTATCGTCAGCGAGCA